A single region of the Cronobacter condimenti 1330 genome encodes:
- a CDS encoding phage tail tape measure protein yields MADSFELKAIITAVDRLSAPLKGMQRQLKGFQKELSGLAVGAGATGTAILGALAGATMQAVDFEKSMADVRKVVDGLESPEAFRQMQDDILNLSAKIPLAATEIADIVAQAGQSGIKRSELSQFAEDAAKIGVAWDLSGQEAGRTLAVWRTAFGLTQKEVVELADKVNYLGNTGPANAASIAKVVTELGGISQSAHVASGDVAALASTIIGVGINGDVAKTGIKNFISGLTGVSTGDQKKVAKALGFTPATLAKSMIQDSRGTMLKVLEGVRKMAPYKQNRIMEILFGKESAEAIVPLLTNLDTLKANFNKVSDAQLYSGAAANEYAIASDTAAADLARMKNQVTQITVEIGREFLPVIRDAAKEFMPLLKTFSQFIKDNPEAVRAAAKFGVALLGVSASIGAISQAVKIMNFAMKMSPAKLLIGALVLGAYEIIEHWDEVGPVIKKVWQEVDNVAQELGGWENVIEGVGAVMAGSFAIKTLGSLREAVALAGALSGTLGKIGKMGAMTVTIGIAVSMLQALKELETDAKAAGESSGAFAVHKMQAKERERGYYGFGERAKEIWASITGQDYTPPIPDGRYSPNVGLSRPVGGRSQSELTVTFENAPPGMRVIDPKSGDPFMSVKTDVAYSPFRNPG; encoded by the coding sequence ATGGCTGACTCATTCGAGCTGAAAGCGATTATCACCGCCGTAGATCGCCTTTCCGCTCCGCTAAAGGGGATGCAACGCCAGCTAAAAGGATTCCAGAAAGAACTCTCGGGGCTGGCTGTTGGCGCGGGCGCGACGGGAACGGCGATTCTCGGCGCACTGGCTGGCGCAACAATGCAGGCGGTTGATTTTGAAAAGTCGATGGCAGATGTGCGGAAAGTCGTCGACGGGCTCGAATCGCCGGAAGCGTTCCGCCAGATGCAGGATGATATTCTCAACCTGTCGGCAAAAATCCCGCTAGCGGCAACGGAAATTGCGGACATCGTCGCGCAGGCGGGGCAGTCAGGAATAAAGCGCTCTGAGCTGTCACAGTTTGCCGAGGATGCCGCAAAAATTGGCGTGGCGTGGGATCTGTCTGGTCAGGAGGCGGGGAGGACGCTTGCGGTCTGGCGTACCGCGTTTGGGCTGACCCAAAAAGAAGTCGTCGAGCTGGCCGACAAGGTGAACTACTTAGGCAATACCGGCCCCGCGAATGCGGCCTCTATTGCTAAGGTCGTGACTGAGCTCGGCGGGATCTCGCAATCTGCGCATGTTGCCTCTGGCGATGTTGCCGCGCTGGCATCGACAATTATCGGCGTGGGTATTAATGGCGACGTCGCCAAAACAGGCATTAAAAACTTTATTTCCGGTCTTACGGGCGTTTCTACGGGGGATCAGAAGAAAGTAGCGAAAGCGCTCGGCTTTACGCCCGCCACGCTTGCCAAGAGCATGATCCAGGACTCACGCGGGACAATGCTTAAGGTTTTGGAGGGCGTCAGGAAGATGGCTCCCTATAAGCAAAACAGGATTATGGAGATCTTGTTTGGTAAGGAGTCAGCGGAGGCAATCGTCCCACTTCTCACTAACCTGGACACCTTAAAAGCTAACTTTAATAAAGTTTCGGACGCGCAGCTCTATAGCGGTGCGGCTGCTAATGAATATGCCATCGCGTCGGATACGGCAGCGGCTGATCTGGCGCGAATGAAAAACCAGGTCACACAAATTACCGTAGAGATAGGGCGCGAATTTCTTCCAGTCATACGCGACGCGGCAAAAGAGTTTATGCCGCTACTTAAAACCTTCTCTCAATTCATAAAAGATAACCCCGAAGCCGTTCGCGCCGCGGCAAAATTTGGCGTGGCTTTGCTGGGCGTTTCCGCGTCGATTGGCGCTATCTCCCAGGCGGTCAAGATCATGAATTTTGCGATGAAAATGTCGCCTGCAAAATTGCTGATCGGGGCTCTTGTCCTGGGCGCATATGAGATTATTGAACATTGGGACGAGGTCGGGCCGGTCATAAAAAAAGTGTGGCAGGAAGTCGACAACGTGGCGCAGGAGCTCGGCGGATGGGAAAACGTGATCGAGGGAGTGGGGGCGGTAATGGCGGGCTCTTTCGCGATCAAAACCCTCGGCTCGCTTCGCGAGGCTGTCGCGCTGGCCGGGGCGCTCTCCGGCACCCTCGGCAAGATTGGCAAAATGGGCGCGATGACTGTCACTATCGGCATAGCGGTCTCCATGCTTCAGGCGCTCAAAGAGCTTGAAACTGACGCTAAGGCAGCGGGTGAAAGCTCCGGGGCGTTTGCCGTGCATAAGATGCAGGCTAAGGAGCGGGAGCGCGGATATTACGGCTTCGGTGAGCGTGCGAAAGAGATATGGGCGAGTATCACCGGGCAGGACTATACCCCGCCGATCCCTGATGGCCGCTACTCGCCCAACGTTGGCCTTTCGCGCCCCGTCGGTGGACGCTCACAAAGCGAGTTAACCGTCACGTTTGAAAATGCTCCGCCAGGAATGCGGGTTATCGACCCGAAATCCGGCGATCCGTTTATGTCGGTGAAAACCGATGTCGCATATTCACCTTTCAGAAACCCAGGTTAA
- a CDS encoding phage tail assembly protein has product MIKEITLSQPVMAHGEKLHVLELRPPRFDEVESLGFPFTVAGDGGMKIDSAVALKYIPALAGIPRSSAEKLALRDVFMISMHIMGFFTSSGTEADSVGVSTTSPTSGE; this is encoded by the coding sequence GTGATTAAAGAAATTACACTTTCACAGCCAGTCATGGCGCACGGCGAAAAACTTCATGTACTGGAACTACGCCCGCCGCGCTTCGATGAGGTCGAGTCCCTCGGTTTCCCGTTCACCGTTGCCGGTGATGGCGGAATGAAAATCGACAGCGCCGTCGCCCTGAAATACATCCCCGCGCTGGCGGGGATTCCCCGAAGTTCCGCTGAAAAACTGGCGCTCCGTGATGTGTTCATGATCTCCATGCATATCATGGGTTTTTTTACGTCCTCGGGAACGGAAGCGGACTCCGTAGGCGTCTCTACAACGTCGCCCACTTCTGGCGAGTAA
- a CDS encoding phage tail tube protein, which produces MGKIAGTCYIKVDGLQLSATGGVEVPMNTRLKEDVIALDGSVDYKETHRAPYTKLTAKVPKGFPRDKLISSENMTVTSELANGDVYVLSNAWVNGEMNHNPEDGTVDIEFHGQEGFYQ; this is translated from the coding sequence ATGGGTAAGATTGCAGGCACCTGTTACATCAAAGTTGACGGGCTCCAGCTCTCCGCAACCGGCGGCGTGGAGGTTCCCATGAACACGCGTCTTAAAGAGGACGTGATCGCTCTTGATGGCTCAGTCGACTACAAGGAAACGCACCGCGCGCCCTATACCAAACTCACCGCGAAAGTTCCGAAGGGGTTCCCGCGCGACAAGCTTATCAGCTCGGAAAATATGACGGTAACGAGCGAACTCGCAAACGGGGACGTGTACGTCCTTTCTAACGCGTGGGTTAATGGCGAAATGAACCATAACCCCGAGGACGGCACGGTCGACATTGAGTTTCACGGTCAGGAGGGCTTTTACCAGTGA
- a CDS encoding phage tail sheath subtilisin-like domain-containing protein: protein MSVSFDSIPSNIRVPLFYAEMDNSKANTAQTSAPALLIGQALEDATIERNKLVLMPTADQARKLCGQGSPLARMVDAYRKTDPFGELYVIAVSDPEGAPAVGEVTFSGSANVSGAVSLYIGAKRIAGAVTSGDTALDAAQSLADAINADPDLPVLASATAITSDVKITGLTVAPTLTVKTGESAGVDVTILPDNATNKTLSWESDDTAIATVDDNGTVTGIAEGAANVTATTTDGSGLSGVCAVTVEQGEVRSAKRSLKKATSARAAAQVIGAKVTLTAKYSGEAGNQIPLMLNYYGAISGEEIPDGLTVSLSAMQGGAGVISLDNVIAAMGDEPFDFIGLPYNDAATLKQMGEEMNDTSGRWSWSRQLYGHVYTAKIGTLTDLAAFGEALNDPHLTIAGYEPKTQTAPEELLASRLGRQAVFIRNDPARPTQTGEITGALPAPVGERFSMTERQSLLTHGIASSTVNSGTLLIERDITTYQKNKFGVADNSYLDSETLHTSAYVLRKLKSIITTKYPRHKLANDGTRFGPGQAIVTPSVLRGEMCAAYREMELAGIVENFEVFKKYLIVERNADDPNRVDVLFPADYVNQLRVFALKNQFRLQYSNEEMANG from the coding sequence GTGTCTGTTAGTTTTGATTCCATCCCTTCAAATATCCGCGTTCCGCTGTTTTATGCGGAAATGGATAACAGCAAGGCCAACACCGCGCAGACCTCCGCGCCCGCGCTCCTGATTGGTCAGGCGCTGGAAGATGCAACCATCGAGCGTAATAAGCTGGTTCTGATGCCGACCGCCGATCAGGCACGCAAGTTATGCGGGCAGGGATCACCGCTGGCGCGCATGGTGGACGCCTATCGCAAAACCGATCCGTTTGGCGAGCTGTATGTTATCGCCGTTTCTGACCCGGAAGGGGCTCCGGCGGTTGGTGAGGTAACGTTCTCCGGCAGCGCTAACGTGTCGGGCGCGGTCTCGCTGTATATCGGTGCCAAACGGATCGCGGGCGCGGTAACGTCCGGCGATACAGCGCTGGACGCGGCACAATCTCTGGCCGATGCCATTAATGCCGACCCCGATCTGCCTGTTCTGGCGTCCGCGACCGCTATTACCAGTGACGTAAAAATCACCGGGCTGACGGTCGCCCCGACGCTGACCGTTAAAACCGGCGAAAGCGCAGGCGTCGACGTGACCATTCTCCCGGACAACGCCACCAATAAAACCCTCTCCTGGGAATCTGACGACACCGCGATCGCCACGGTTGACGATAACGGCACCGTTACCGGTATTGCTGAAGGTGCCGCCAACGTTACCGCGACAACGACCGACGGTTCCGGGCTTTCTGGCGTATGCGCGGTTACTGTCGAACAAGGCGAAGTGCGATCAGCCAAACGAAGCCTCAAAAAAGCGACCTCCGCCCGCGCTGCCGCTCAGGTTATCGGGGCAAAAGTCACGCTGACCGCAAAATACAGCGGCGAGGCGGGCAATCAGATCCCGCTGATGCTGAACTATTACGGCGCGATTAGCGGCGAAGAAATCCCGGACGGTCTGACCGTTTCCCTGTCCGCCATGCAGGGCGGCGCGGGGGTAATCAGTCTCGATAACGTGATCGCCGCGATGGGCGATGAGCCGTTCGATTTTATCGGCCTGCCGTATAACGACGCCGCGACGTTAAAGCAGATGGGCGAGGAGATGAACGATACCTCGGGCCGCTGGAGCTGGTCACGTCAGCTCTACGGGCATGTGTACACCGCCAAAATTGGCACCCTGACGGATCTCGCCGCGTTCGGGGAAGCGCTTAACGACCCGCACCTCACCATTGCGGGTTACGAGCCAAAAACGCAGACCGCGCCGGAGGAGCTTCTCGCGTCCCGCCTGGGACGTCAGGCAGTGTTTATCCGCAATGACCCGGCCCGACCGACACAGACCGGTGAAATCACCGGCGCGTTACCGGCTCCGGTGGGTGAACGTTTCTCCATGACCGAGCGCCAGTCCCTGCTGACTCACGGGATCGCCAGCTCGACCGTAAACAGCGGGACGCTTCTTATTGAACGCGATATCACGACCTATCAGAAGAACAAATTCGGCGTGGCGGATAACAGCTATCTCGACAGCGAAACGCTCCACACCTCCGCCTATGTTCTGCGCAAGCTGAAATCGATCATCACGACCAAATATCCGCGACACAAGCTCGCGAATGACGGGACTCGCTTCGGGCCTGGTCAGGCGATTGTTACTCCGTCCGTGTTACGCGGTGAAATGTGCGCCGCTTATCGCGAAATGGAGCTCGCCGGTATCGTCGAGAATTTCGAAGTGTTCAAAAAATACCTGATTGTTGAGCGTAACGCTGACGACCCGAACCGCGTCGACGTTCTGTTCCCGGCTGATTATGTGAATCAACTCCGCGTGTTCGCGCTTAAAAATCAGTTCCGCCTCCAGTATTCGAATGAGGAAATGGCAAATGGGTAA
- a CDS encoding DUF2635 domain-containing protein, producing MFVIPVNGRKVPDPRRGDFLPEKGRNVEKNSYWLRRLMDGDVKETSQKKGD from the coding sequence ATGTTTGTCATTCCAGTTAACGGGCGGAAAGTTCCCGATCCGCGCCGGGGCGACTTTTTGCCCGAAAAGGGGAGAAATGTCGAAAAAAACTCCTACTGGCTCCGCCGTCTCATGGACGGCGATGTAAAAGAAACCTCTCAAAAAAAGGGCGATTAA
- a CDS encoding Gp37 family protein encodes MKLSLIIEALRERAPSFKSRVAGAAEFQALEPNAKMMLPAAYVIPTGDTVSRQESQTDYYQVVNEAFAVVVVLDNRRDLRGQTAAFDAVDTIRREIFLALLGWEPDENTHPIEYDGGQVVEMNRAALYYQFDFTAEREITDIDTRHHRDLDELVPLETVAVDMDFIDPDNGPDGDIEHHDEIHFTE; translated from the coding sequence ATGAAATTATCGTTGATTATCGAGGCGTTGAGAGAGCGAGCTCCGTCTTTTAAATCGCGAGTCGCGGGCGCGGCTGAGTTTCAGGCGCTGGAGCCTAACGCAAAGATGATGCTTCCCGCCGCTTACGTCATTCCGACCGGCGATACCGTCTCCCGCCAGGAGTCTCAAACCGACTACTACCAGGTTGTGAATGAGGCTTTCGCCGTGGTTGTCGTGCTCGACAACCGGCGTGACTTGCGCGGGCAAACCGCCGCTTTTGATGCCGTCGATACTATCCGCCGCGAAATATTCCTCGCCCTGCTGGGCTGGGAGCCGGACGAAAACACACATCCGATTGAGTATGACGGCGGGCAGGTGGTCGAAATGAACCGCGCCGCGCTTTATTACCAGTTCGATTTTACTGCTGAACGGGAAATAACCGACATAGACACGCGCCATCACCGCGATCTGGACGAGCTTGTCCCGCTCGAAACGGTGGCTGTCGATATGGACTTTATCGACCCCGACAACGGGCCGGACGGCGACATCGAGCATCACGACGAAATCCACTTCACGGAGTAA
- a CDS encoding phage head closure protein — translation MKRSPSQTATRYSFPDPGELNRRVQFRKRVDSPAADFGTESEELDTFRVWARVQQTGATTYQSSVQTGEAVTHLITIRYRSGMSNEWQIVLPGGEVLRVRRIRDLNSEHRFLLLECESLGDADHYCGAVYG, via the coding sequence ATGAAAAGAAGCCCGTCACAGACAGCGACGCGCTATTCGTTTCCCGACCCCGGAGAACTTAACCGACGCGTTCAGTTCAGAAAGCGCGTTGATTCACCGGCGGCTGATTTCGGCACGGAAAGCGAGGAGCTCGACACCTTCCGGGTGTGGGCGAGAGTCCAGCAAACCGGCGCGACGACTTATCAGTCCTCTGTTCAGACCGGCGAGGCCGTGACGCACCTCATCACGATTCGCTACCGGTCGGGCATGTCGAACGAGTGGCAAATCGTGTTGCCCGGAGGTGAGGTTTTGCGCGTCCGCAGAATCCGGGATCTCAATTCCGAGCACCGGTTCCTGCTCCTGGAGTGCGAGAGCCTCGGCGACGCGGATCACTACTGTGGGGCGGTGTATGGCTGA
- a CDS encoding head-tail connector protein — protein MILSLSEIKTQLRIEEDFTEEDALLTLLGGAAEARTSNYLNRRLYATEVPDTDEDGLVVSDDIRQAMLMLCSHFYENRSSTSDVEMTEMPQSFKWLVDAYRFIPL, from the coding sequence GTGATTCTTTCCCTTTCAGAAATTAAAACGCAGTTGCGTATTGAGGAGGATTTCACCGAGGAGGACGCGCTTTTAACCCTCCTCGGCGGGGCCGCTGAGGCCCGCACCTCGAATTACCTCAACCGCAGGTTATACGCGACGGAAGTCCCCGACACTGACGAGGACGGACTCGTCGTATCTGACGATATCCGCCAGGCAATGCTGATGCTCTGTAGTCATTTTTATGAAAACCGATCATCAACGTCTGACGTGGAAATGACAGAGATGCCGCAGTCGTTTAAATGGCTTGTCGATGCATACAGGTTTATCCCGCTATGA
- a CDS encoding Ig-like domain-containing protein, giving the protein MTLDPTVLSVAVGTASPIKASVTPANATNKALNWTSGDEAIATVDASGVVTGVAEGGPVDVTATAADGSGVSASCAVTVTAEKRTKSK; this is encoded by the coding sequence GTGACGCTTGACCCGACCGTGCTTTCTGTCGCGGTCGGCACAGCCTCGCCAATTAAAGCAAGTGTCACCCCTGCAAACGCCACAAACAAGGCGCTTAACTGGACGTCAGGAGACGAAGCCATTGCAACCGTTGACGCCTCGGGCGTTGTTACTGGCGTCGCTGAGGGCGGCCCGGTGGACGTTACCGCGACAGCGGCGGACGGCTCCGGCGTTTCTGCTTCCTGCGCCGTCACTGTCACAGCGGAAAAGCGAACTAAATCTAAATAA
- a CDS encoding phage major capsid protein, with translation MKLHEMQQKRATIAAEMRALNEKIGDGSWTEEQRSQWDNAKHEYDKLDAAIKREEELRAMDNILAAENEPEHRNNPEGSEDERRAAVFDKFVRHGLGELSTEEKRTLKEFRAQGIDDGEGGGSKGGFTVPKQFRNRVVEAMKAYGGIAGVCQILSTSNGQDIDWTYSDGTADMGVMLGENEEASEGDVTFEPITIGAKKMTSKIIRVSNELLLDSGIDMNGYLAARIAQRLGRGEAAQIVNGDGTGKNVKGLAKWVTKTTSAAAADAFTWEELLALKHSVDPAYRNSPKFRFAFNDNTLLKISSMKDAQGRPLWLPDVVGMAPATVLNVPYVIDQAIADIGAGKQCVYCGDFDRFILRRVAYMTLMRLTERYAEYDQVGFLAFHRFDCALEDAAAVKALVGKAEAK, from the coding sequence ATGAAATTGCACGAAATGCAGCAAAAACGCGCCACTATCGCCGCTGAAATGCGCGCCCTGAACGAAAAAATCGGCGACGGGTCCTGGACTGAGGAACAGCGCAGCCAGTGGGACAATGCAAAGCACGAATACGACAAGCTCGACGCGGCGATTAAGCGCGAGGAAGAACTCCGCGCGATGGATAATATCCTCGCAGCCGAAAACGAACCCGAACACCGCAACAACCCGGAGGGCTCCGAAGATGAACGTCGCGCCGCTGTTTTCGACAAGTTTGTCCGCCACGGCTTAGGGGAGCTGTCAACGGAAGAAAAGCGCACTCTAAAAGAGTTCCGCGCCCAGGGTATCGACGACGGCGAGGGCGGCGGTTCTAAAGGCGGTTTCACTGTGCCGAAACAGTTCCGAAACCGTGTCGTTGAGGCAATGAAAGCCTACGGCGGGATCGCGGGTGTTTGCCAGATTCTGAGCACCTCGAACGGTCAGGATATCGACTGGACTTACAGTGACGGCACCGCTGATATGGGCGTGATGCTCGGAGAGAACGAGGAAGCGAGCGAAGGCGATGTCACTTTCGAGCCGATCACTATCGGTGCCAAAAAAATGACGTCGAAAATTATCCGCGTTTCTAACGAGCTGTTATTGGATAGCGGCATCGACATGAACGGCTATCTGGCCGCACGTATCGCGCAGCGCCTGGGCCGTGGCGAAGCAGCGCAAATCGTTAACGGTGACGGCACCGGTAAAAACGTTAAAGGCCTGGCTAAGTGGGTGACGAAAACCACATCCGCCGCAGCCGCTGACGCGTTTACTTGGGAGGAGTTGCTCGCGCTGAAACACAGCGTCGATCCGGCCTATCGCAATTCGCCGAAATTCCGCTTTGCATTTAACGACAATACCCTGCTGAAAATCTCCTCTATGAAAGATGCGCAGGGCCGTCCGCTCTGGCTCCCGGATGTGGTTGGTATGGCACCGGCGACCGTGCTCAACGTGCCTTACGTTATTGATCAGGCGATTGCCGATATTGGCGCGGGTAAACAGTGCGTGTATTGCGGTGACTTTGACCGCTTCATCTTACGCCGTGTGGCGTACATGACCCTGATGCGACTCACTGAGCGTTACGCGGAATATGATCAGGTAGGCTTCCTGGCCTTCCATCGCTTCGACTGCGCCCTCGAAGATGCCGCAGCGGTTAAAGCGCTGGTCGGTAAAGCCGAGGCAAAGTAA
- a CDS encoding HK97 family phage prohead protease, which translates to MSDIEKRCYVGEVRAAEVEGEPTKIIGYASVFNSRSELIFGSFREVIKPGAFDDVLGDDVRALFNHDPNFILGRSSAGTLSLSVDDRGLRYEITAPQTQTIRDLVLAPMQRGDISQSSFAFRVARDGERWYQDEDGVVVREITRFSRLLDVSPVTYPAYQEADSAVRSLEQWRSQQAEQDQRSAEARQKQATEKAARERVLDLIARP; encoded by the coding sequence ATGAGTGATATTGAAAAGCGCTGTTACGTTGGTGAAGTCCGCGCCGCTGAGGTTGAGGGCGAACCAACCAAAATTATTGGCTATGCGTCTGTATTTAACAGCCGTTCTGAGCTGATTTTCGGCTCGTTCCGCGAAGTGATTAAGCCGGGAGCGTTTGACGACGTCCTCGGCGACGATGTTCGCGCCCTGTTTAACCATGACCCTAATTTTATTTTAGGACGCAGCTCGGCGGGGACGTTGTCCCTCTCTGTCGACGACAGAGGCTTGCGTTACGAAATCACAGCTCCACAAACGCAGACAATCCGCGATCTGGTTCTCGCGCCGATGCAGCGCGGAGACATTTCACAAAGCTCCTTTGCGTTCCGTGTCGCCCGCGACGGCGAACGCTGGTATCAGGATGAAGACGGCGTCGTCGTTCGCGAAATTACTCGCTTTTCCCGCTTGCTGGACGTTTCGCCTGTCACCTATCCGGCTTATCAGGAGGCCGATAGCGCCGTCCGTTCGCTGGAGCAGTGGCGCAGCCAACAGGCAGAGCAGGATCAGCGGAGTGCTGAGGCGCGGCAAAAGCAGGCGACAGAGAAAGCCGCTCGCGAGCGTGTTCTCGACCTGATAGCGCGACCGTAA
- a CDS encoding phage portal protein produces the protein MLLDAFFRSDPNAAQGNPENPATPLTGENIATTSGMVSDVFVSPETAMKLAAVYSCIYVLSSNLAQMPLHVLRREGKDVRQATEHPVFHLVHDEPNPWETSYKWRELMQRHVLGWGNAYTEIKRNRRGEVIELAHRMPWELCLTKFDGRWRYGIYTDEGSWSVHPDDMVHIKAIGNCDKWGISPIMQHAQTIGLGLSGQKYTESFFNGNARPAGIVSVKQELNDKSWDRLKKIWQKAAAALRSQENKTLLLPAELDYKALTISPVDAQLVEMMKLNRSMIAGIFNVPAHMINDLEKATFSNISEQSIQFVRFTIMPWVVNWEQELNRRLFTRQELAAGYYVKFNLAGLLRGTPKERAEFYHYAITDGWLSRNEVRALEDKNPVPGLDEMLVSVNAAQTSGSKDKTPEGNPDNE, from the coding sequence ATGTTACTCGACGCGTTTTTCCGTTCTGACCCTAACGCGGCGCAGGGTAATCCCGAAAATCCCGCCACACCGCTGACAGGCGAAAATATCGCGACAACGTCCGGCATGGTTTCAGACGTTTTTGTCTCGCCTGAGACGGCTATGAAACTGGCGGCGGTTTATTCCTGTATTTATGTTCTCTCGTCGAACCTGGCGCAAATGCCCCTACACGTTTTGCGGCGCGAAGGGAAAGACGTTCGACAGGCAACAGAGCATCCAGTTTTCCATCTCGTTCATGACGAGCCGAACCCGTGGGAGACCTCGTATAAATGGCGCGAGCTGATGCAACGCCACGTTTTAGGTTGGGGCAATGCGTACACAGAGATTAAACGCAATCGGCGCGGCGAGGTTATCGAGCTGGCGCACCGGATGCCGTGGGAGTTGTGTCTGACTAAATTTGATGGACGCTGGCGTTACGGGATTTACACCGACGAAGGGAGCTGGTCGGTTCACCCCGACGATATGGTTCATATTAAGGCGATTGGTAACTGCGACAAATGGGGGATCTCCCCGATTATGCAGCACGCGCAAACTATCGGCCTGGGGCTCTCAGGGCAGAAGTACACAGAGAGCTTTTTTAACGGCAACGCGCGCCCGGCGGGGATAGTGTCCGTTAAGCAGGAGCTGAACGATAAATCGTGGGATCGGCTTAAAAAAATCTGGCAGAAAGCCGCTGCCGCGCTCCGTTCGCAGGAAAACAAAACACTCTTACTCCCTGCCGAGCTGGATTACAAAGCCCTAACCATATCGCCAGTAGACGCGCAGCTCGTCGAAATGATGAAGCTAAACCGCAGCATGATAGCGGGGATTTTCAATGTGCCGGCGCACATGATTAACGACCTCGAAAAAGCGACGTTTTCCAATATTTCCGAGCAGTCGATCCAGTTCGTGCGATTCACGATTATGCCGTGGGTTGTTAATTGGGAGCAGGAGCTAAATCGCCGCCTGTTTACCCGGCAGGAGCTGGCCGCCGGTTATTACGTCAAATTCAATCTGGCCGGGCTGTTGCGTGGTACGCCGAAAGAGCGAGCCGAGTTCTATCACTACGCAATCACCGACGGCTGGTTAAGCCGTAACGAAGTCCGGGCGCTGGAAGATAAAAACCCGGTTCCGGGGCTTGATGAGATGCTCGTGTCGGTCAATGCGGCGCAGACAAGCGGAAGTAAAGACAAAACCCCGGAGGGAAATCCTGACAATGAGTGA